One region of Eupeodes corollae chromosome 1, idEupCoro1.1, whole genome shotgun sequence genomic DNA includes:
- the LOC129946120 gene encoding uncharacterized protein LOC129946120, translated as MEKKDSDLRNIKKCRRRDKAVKKWTEKEILIILDYIQEAGNFEKPTAQIFYRKLLEQKPLDATWELIRWKMRSLKTSFSKATEWQKSTGAGLMETEKGLGTVQAKVLKICPYYDRLKEIFGDKTEGRTSFQTYELPDFVCSDEETPDQLGYEIIEIIEEQTSNDPIVSIESPPSPLFELSCVEPQPPIPITPTTQENGKSGEEPLSNPRKCADKLRKFAPRTAIDQLSQLHAERQAFQEKKLKLETDKLIQNADIEEKKLNLEKEKMQKALEIEERKLQLEEEKIKNDFEIRKLQIEKDERIALREIELKYKNG; from the exons atggaaaaaaaagattcaGATCTAAGGAATATAAAGAAGTGCCGTCGACGTGACAAAGCGGTAAAAAAATGGAcggaaaaagaaattttaattatattagatTACATTCAAGAAGCTGGAAACTTCGAG aagcCAACAGCAcaaatattttacagaaaactgTTAGAACAGAAGCCATTAGACGCCACTTGGGAGTTGATCAGGTGGAAAATGAGAAGCCTGAAAACTTCATTTTCTAAAGCTACAGAGTGGCAAAAATCAACTGGTGCTGGTCTCATGGAAACAGAAAAGGGACTTGGTACTGTTCAAG caaaagttcttaaaatctGTCCCTACTACGACAGATTGAAGGAGATTTTTGGTGACAAAACCGAAGGCCGCACTTCTTTCCAAACATATGAGCTTCCAGATTTCGTTTGTTCAGACGAAGAAACCCCGGATCAACTTGGATATGAGATTATTGAGATAATCGAGGAACAAACCTCAAATGATCCAATTGTGTCCATCGAATCTCCTCCTAGTCCATTATTTGAGCTTTCTTGTGTAGAACCACAGCCACCAATACCAATCACACCAACAACACAAGAAAACGGTAAATCTGGTGAAGAGCCATTGAGTAATCCTCGTAAATGTGCCGATAAACTTCGGAAATTTGCCCCAAGAACAGCCATCGACCAGCTGTCCCAACTTCATGCAGAAAGACAAGCCTtccaggaaaaaaaattaaagttagaaACCGATAAACTCATTCAAAATGCcgatattgaagaaaaaaaacttaatctagaaaaagaaaaaatgcagAAAGCATTAGAAATAGAGGAGAGAAAACTTCAACTCGAAgaagaaaagataaaaaatgattttgagatAAGAAAACTCCAAATTGAAAAAGATGAACGAATTGCATTGAGAGAAATTGaactgaaatacaaaaatggataa
- the LOC129946127 gene encoding uncharacterized protein LOC129946127, whose protein sequence is MPKKSEKENIILLENASDKIMLIESDAESENEDGVDEILNILSTLDSDRFRQMLRMERHQFDLLLSLISDDEEFQKPHACKQFSIGLQLAIVLYRLGSSGENASVRKIATTFGVGDGGTLSKITNRVFRALIKQLPKYIFWPNNEERKKIVAETYHELPLCIGYIDGTEIKLAEAPVVDHEAYFSRNHIYSIKAQVVCVNKLRIRDVVVGSPGSSHDAKIFKNCSIFKNKENYVSAHQWIAGDSAYPLSDFLITPFRSNSEQLDSSKRKAFNLRHSRYRVRVEHCFGLLKEKFGSLKELRMRIHNKNSHKMCCKWIIVCCIIHNILLSESDLELGRSFQNEDIGEEEDCPYENNTNKKNSEIKRQGLYYLMFE, encoded by the exons AtgccaaaaaaaagtgaaaaagaaaatataattttattggaaaatgctTCTGATAAAATTATGTTGATTGAAA gtGATGCAGAAAGTGAAAACGAAGATGGTGTCGATGAAATCCTT AACATTTTATCAACATTGGACAGCGATCGTTTCCGCCAAATGTTGAGAATGGAAAGACATCAATTCGATCTTTTGCTTTCCTTAATTAGTGATGATGAAGAGTTTCAAAAACCACATGCGTGCAAACAATTCTCAATTGGACTACAACTGGCCATTGTTCTCTACCGTTTAGGTTCATCAGGTGAAAACGCATCTGTTAGGAAAATTGCAACAACTTTTGGAGTTGGAGATGGAGGTACATTGAGCAAAATTACTAATAGAGTTTTTCGAGCTCTAATAAAACAGCTACCCAAGTATATATTTTGGCCAAACAatgaagagagaaaaaaaatcgttGCCGAAACTTATCATGAGCTACCATTATGCATAGGCTATATTGATGGTACGGAAATAAAGTTGGCAGAGGCACCAGTAGTAGACCACGAAGCATATTTTTCACGAAATCACATATATTCAATTAAAGCTCAAGTAGTATGTGTTAACAAGTTACGGATTCGTGATGTTGTAGTTGGAAGCCCTGGCAGCAGTCACGAtgccaaaatttttaagaactgctcaatttttaaaaacaaagagaattatGTCTCGGCTCACCAATGGATCGCGGGAGACTCTGCGTATCCCCTCAGCGACTTCCTTATAACACCATTCAGAAGCAACTCAGAGCAATTGGACAGTTCAAAACGAAAAGCATTCAATTTACGACACAGCAGATATCGAGTAAGAGTGGAACATTGCTTCGGCctacttaaagaaaaatttggcAGCCTAAAAGAACTAAGGATGCGCATTCACAACAAAAACAGCCACAAAATGTGTTGCAAGTGGATAATAGTATGTTGTATCATACATAACATCTTGTTAAGTGAATCTGATTTGGAATTGGGTAGATCTTTTCAAAATGAAGACATTGGAGAGGAAGAAGATTGTccttatgaaaataatacaaataagaaaaattctGAGATAAAAAGGCAAGGATTGTATTATCTCATGTTTGAATAA